From a single Planococcus shenhongbingii genomic region:
- a CDS encoding acetyltransferase — MNILLIGDSGHARVIADIVNSSGNQIVAKLDDKYAELFKEDGCWFGPVSEVGHLLGEEQAKVIVAIGANSVRRKIVERLALNADQYATAIHKDAIVSPSAAIGHGTVVMPGAVVNAAAIVGDHTIINSRSVVEHDCVVGDYVHVSPGATVAGVTKLGEGVLIEAGASVTATKEIGQWSVVRAGSAVIEDVREYTTVMGVPAREVTSEANELKL; from the coding sequence ATGAACATCTTATTAATAGGCGACAGCGGCCATGCTCGTGTCATTGCTGATATCGTTAATTCTTCAGGCAATCAAATAGTAGCAAAGCTGGATGATAAATACGCTGAGCTTTTTAAGGAAGATGGCTGCTGGTTTGGACCGGTTTCTGAAGTAGGGCACTTGCTTGGGGAAGAGCAGGCTAAAGTGATTGTAGCGATTGGGGCTAACTCAGTGAGAAGAAAAATCGTTGAGCGCCTGGCGTTAAACGCCGATCAATATGCGACCGCCATCCATAAAGATGCCATTGTCAGCCCGAGCGCCGCCATTGGGCACGGCACTGTCGTAATGCCGGGAGCGGTGGTAAACGCAGCGGCAATCGTCGGCGATCATACGATTATAAATTCGCGTTCTGTAGTGGAACATGATTGTGTGGTGGGAGACTATGTCCATGTATCTCCTGGTGCAACAGTGGCAGGAGTGACTAAACTTGGAGAAGGAGTCTTGATCGAGGCGGGCGCAAGTGTAACTGCGACAAAAGAAATTGGCCAGTGGAGTGTTGTCCGCGCTGGATCGGCTGTGATAGAAGACGTCAGGGAATATACGACTGTTATGGGAGTGCCGGCTCGGGAGGTTACTTCTGAAGCGAACGAGTTGAAGCTATGA
- a CDS encoding DUF2179 domain-containing protein gives MGLNPIILVIIIFMISIVYVTLSTVRMILMMKGYRYLAAGLSVFEVIINILGLGLVLENISEIQNLISYAVGFGAGIVVGSIIEDKLTLGYVTATVVSPDNSDHLSKQLRELGYGVTDWETNGHEGPRRSLQILTPKKRELKLYQTIKELEPQAFVVANDSKTIHGGFWIRTVRGRRMSH, from the coding sequence TTGGGCTTAAATCCTATTATATTGGTCATCATCATTTTCATGATCAGTATCGTTTATGTGACGCTGTCGACGGTCCGGATGATTTTGATGATGAAAGGCTACCGGTATTTGGCAGCCGGCTTGTCCGTATTCGAAGTTATCATCAATATTCTGGGCTTGGGGCTAGTGCTCGAAAACATTTCCGAAATCCAGAATTTGATTTCGTACGCGGTTGGCTTCGGCGCTGGGATTGTCGTCGGTTCAATCATCGAAGACAAACTGACGCTCGGCTATGTGACCGCGACGGTAGTGTCTCCGGATAATTCGGACCATTTGTCAAAGCAATTGCGTGAGCTAGGTTACGGCGTGACGGATTGGGAGACGAACGGGCATGAAGGGCCGCGCCGCTCGCTGCAGATCCTGACACCGAAGAAACGTGAATTGAAATTGTACCAGACGATCAAAGAACTGGAACCGCAGGCATTTGTGGTCGCCAATGATTCGAAGACCATTCACGGCGGGTTCTGGATCCGGACTGTGAGAGGGAGAAGAATGTCTCATTGA
- a CDS encoding acyltransferase family protein: MTDLRMPEKKFRPELEGVRAVAALLVAVYHIWIGSVSGGVDVFFIVSGYLITTSLLSRMERDGKINFIENLLGLAKRLIPLSFTVLLVTALLSIWILPQTFWKQTISELFSSMFYFQNWQLATSAVDYLGQNNEASPLQHFWALSIQGQFYITWPFIITAVYLLAKKVLKMPVRKTLLTALVAIFAVSLGYSIYITEANQPWAYFDTFARAWEFSLGGILALLIPYLTFNKAISFIIGWIGLAIICFTGMLLPVSSVFPGYAALLPTMGVIFVIIAAENTGRFGVQRLLSTKPFMYFGSISYGFYLWHWPLLVFYYAYFSTATVSLQAGLAILTVSFILSVITSKLIEAPVRGLNVRQSKRQLGKVLVAIMLPVILVGASWNLYVQASLNEEAAVEYSVEEYPGARVVSENIVPAENVAPVPSPALAKGDLPIFYKKGNCSTYSDNPDVNKCSFGETENPDYIIALVGGSHSGHWFPALETIAPELKLQIDVYIKDACRFTTDDLEGALTESCMEWNETVTEMLKNDPPDMIFTTANVQAEDNVPRGYIEKWEVFEGITEIFAVRDNPRMPKDIPSCMEETPEECSVPREEVLSAVLPWENTENLPGNVTFFDTSPYFCDDETCPPAIGNVLVYRDEHHLTTLYSKTMGPVLAEDLKKALDGLDRQ; encoded by the coding sequence TTGACGGATTTAAGGATGCCTGAAAAAAAGTTCCGCCCCGAGCTGGAGGGGGTTAGGGCAGTTGCGGCTTTGCTGGTCGCGGTATATCATATTTGGATCGGTTCAGTTTCTGGAGGCGTTGACGTCTTTTTCATTGTTTCAGGATACTTGATTACCACTTCTTTATTGTCGCGAATGGAGCGAGATGGAAAAATTAATTTCATTGAGAATTTGCTGGGTCTGGCGAAACGGCTGATACCCCTCTCATTTACTGTCCTGCTGGTTACCGCCCTCCTATCTATCTGGATACTGCCGCAGACTTTTTGGAAGCAGACGATTTCTGAGCTTTTTTCATCTATGTTTTATTTCCAGAATTGGCAGTTGGCAACGAGTGCGGTGGACTACTTAGGGCAAAACAATGAAGCCAGCCCGCTTCAACATTTTTGGGCTCTTTCTATACAAGGACAATTTTACATAACCTGGCCGTTCATCATTACAGCGGTCTATCTTCTAGCAAAAAAAGTGTTGAAGATGCCTGTCCGGAAAACGCTGTTAACAGCATTGGTTGCAATTTTTGCAGTTTCTCTCGGATATTCTATATACATCACTGAAGCCAATCAGCCCTGGGCTTATTTTGATACTTTTGCCCGGGCATGGGAATTCAGTTTAGGCGGCATTCTGGCGCTGCTGATCCCTTATTTGACATTCAATAAAGCCATTAGTTTCATCATTGGTTGGATTGGTCTGGCCATTATTTGTTTTACCGGCATGCTTCTGCCGGTATCAAGCGTGTTCCCGGGGTATGCAGCATTATTGCCGACCATGGGTGTTATTTTTGTCATCATTGCAGCTGAAAACACCGGCCGTTTCGGCGTGCAACGGCTATTGAGTACGAAACCGTTCATGTACTTCGGCAGTATTTCCTACGGGTTTTATCTATGGCACTGGCCGCTGCTGGTTTTCTATTATGCATATTTCAGCACGGCTACGGTTTCGCTGCAGGCCGGACTCGCCATTCTGACAGTATCGTTTATCCTGTCAGTCATCACCAGCAAGCTGATCGAAGCGCCGGTCCGCGGATTGAATGTCCGCCAGTCGAAAAGGCAGTTAGGGAAAGTGCTGGTAGCGATCATGCTGCCTGTCATATTGGTGGGAGCTTCATGGAACCTCTATGTTCAGGCAAGCCTTAACGAGGAAGCAGCGGTCGAATATTCAGTCGAAGAATATCCGGGAGCACGCGTTGTTTCAGAAAACATTGTACCGGCAGAAAACGTAGCACCAGTTCCTTCACCGGCACTTGCAAAAGGCGATCTTCCGATTTTCTACAAAAAAGGAAATTGCTCCACCTACAGTGATAATCCGGACGTCAATAAATGCTCGTTCGGTGAAACGGAAAATCCCGATTACATCATTGCCCTAGTCGGGGGATCGCATTCCGGCCACTGGTTCCCGGCTTTGGAGACAATAGCCCCGGAACTGAAGCTGCAGATTGATGTCTACATCAAAGATGCCTGCCGGTTTACCACAGATGATCTGGAGGGGGCTTTGACCGAGTCTTGTATGGAATGGAACGAAACAGTGACGGAAATGCTGAAAAACGATCCGCCGGATATGATTTTCACCACGGCGAACGTCCAGGCAGAAGATAATGTCCCTCGCGGCTATATCGAGAAATGGGAAGTGTTTGAAGGCATTACGGAGATATTCGCGGTCCGGGACAACCCGAGAATGCCAAAGGATATCCCATCCTGTATGGAGGAGACTCCGGAAGAATGCTCCGTTCCACGGGAAGAGGTATTATCCGCTGTCCTGCCATGGGAAAACACAGAAAACCTTCCCGGCAATGTGACCTTTTTTGATACATCCCCTTACTTCTGCGATGACGAAACTTGTCCTCCGGCTATCGGGAATGTCCTTGTCTACCGTGACGAACATCATCTGACTACTTTGTATTCGAAGACGATGGGGCCAGTCTTGGCAGAAGATTTGAAGAAAGCGCTCGATGGTCTGGATAGACAATGA
- a CDS encoding transporter substrate-binding domain-containing protein, protein MKKFSLLNFMLMLVIVALLSACGKSEPESSQAVEKAAVEEKKILRIVTDGAYAPMEYMEGEEVVGFGVDFAKAVALEAGYEADIEAVGWEPMFEEIESKTADMAISSITITDKRKQTYDFSVPYYLSTHKIMVSKDSGIESVTDLKGKKMAVLNGSTGQTAAKSIAGKYSQEVLKFADHNLAIQELVKGRADAVIADNAVVDYYVKMHSEQNLKAVTDDSFENEFYGVLFPKGSGLKMEIDEAINILLDNGKYAEIYEKWFGIAPDIKTLKAQQLK, encoded by the coding sequence ATGAAGAAATTCTCGCTCTTGAACTTTATGTTGATGCTTGTCATAGTGGCGCTTCTGTCTGCATGTGGAAAGAGTGAACCGGAGAGCAGTCAAGCTGTCGAAAAAGCAGCGGTTGAAGAAAAGAAAATACTAAGAATCGTGACGGACGGTGCCTATGCCCCGATGGAGTATATGGAGGGTGAAGAAGTCGTCGGATTCGGGGTTGACTTTGCAAAAGCAGTTGCACTGGAAGCGGGGTATGAAGCGGATATCGAAGCAGTCGGCTGGGAACCGATGTTTGAGGAAATCGAAAGTAAAACGGCGGATATGGCGATTTCTTCTATCACGATCACTGATAAGCGGAAACAGACATATGATTTTTCCGTGCCCTATTATTTATCTACACACAAAATTATGGTATCTAAAGATAGTGGCATAGAGAGCGTTACCGATTTGAAAGGAAAGAAGATGGCCGTGTTGAACGGTTCAACCGGGCAGACAGCGGCAAAAAGCATTGCAGGAAAATACAGTCAAGAAGTTTTGAAGTTTGCAGACCATAACTTGGCCATCCAGGAGCTGGTGAAAGGCCGTGCGGATGCAGTCATCGCTGATAATGCCGTTGTGGACTATTATGTGAAGATGCACTCGGAACAAAATTTAAAAGCCGTTACGGACGACAGTTTTGAAAATGAGTTTTATGGCGTCTTATTCCCGAAAGGCAGCGGCTTAAAAATGGAAATCGATGAAGCCATTAATATCCTCCTCGATAACGGGAAGTATGCAGAAATCTATGAAAAATGGTTCGGCATAGCACCGGATATCAAGACTTTGAAAGCACAACAATTAAAGTGA